Proteins from one Streptomyces sp. NBC_00289 genomic window:
- a CDS encoding alpha/beta fold hydrolase: METTVIADDGTRLWASASGDGDPLVLCHGGPGLWDTLGDVAGLLADRATVVRWDQRGCGRSRRCDGPWTSERFVADLDAVRAHFGFERTALLGHSWGAQLALSYALAHPERVSALVYVSGTGIGPDADWHPAYVETFLARLGDVPERLARWRELTDRPDLTEQEDRERAVLQWSIEFEDRDRALEHAGRMADPWYGINTECGRALNEERRRTWGTPRLYEACRAVGLPVLIVDGARDIRPRSAVDSLARALADVRRVILPEAGHMPWTEDPKGFREAVASFLSR; the protein is encoded by the coding sequence ATGGAGACGACGGTGATCGCGGACGACGGGACGCGCCTGTGGGCGTCCGCTTCGGGGGACGGCGATCCGCTGGTGCTCTGCCACGGCGGGCCGGGACTGTGGGACACGCTCGGGGACGTGGCCGGCCTGCTGGCCGACCGGGCCACGGTCGTCCGCTGGGACCAGCGCGGGTGCGGGCGCTCCCGGCGGTGCGACGGGCCGTGGACGAGCGAGCGGTTCGTCGCCGATCTGGACGCCGTGCGCGCGCACTTCGGCTTCGAGAGGACCGCCCTGCTCGGCCATTCCTGGGGTGCGCAGCTGGCGTTGAGCTACGCGCTCGCGCATCCGGAGCGGGTGAGCGCGCTGGTGTACGTGTCGGGAACCGGCATCGGACCGGACGCCGACTGGCACCCGGCCTACGTCGAGACCTTCCTGGCCCGCCTCGGTGACGTGCCCGAACGCCTCGCCCGCTGGCGGGAGTTGACGGACCGGCCGGACCTCACCGAGCAGGAGGACCGGGAGCGTGCGGTGCTCCAGTGGTCGATCGAGTTCGAGGACCGCGACCGGGCCCTGGAGCACGCCGGGCGCATGGCCGACCCCTGGTACGGGATCAACACGGAGTGCGGCAGGGCCCTCAACGAGGAGCGCCGGCGCACCTGGGGCACACCGCGGCTGTACGAGGCCTGCCGCGCGGTCGGGCTGCCGGTGCTGATCGTCGACGGCGCCCGGGACATCCGGCCGCGCTCGGCGGTGGACTCGCTGGCGCGGGCGCTCGCGGACGTTCGCCGGGTGATCCTTCCGGAGGCCGGCCACATGCCCTGGACGGAGGACCCGAAGGGCTTCCGGGAGGCGGTGGCGTCGTTCCTCAGCCGGTGA
- the pruA gene encoding L-glutamate gamma-semialdehyde dehydrogenase, translating into MDAVTQVPTPVNEPVHGYAPGSPERARLEVKLKELAENPIELPMTIGGAKRLGGGERFEVVQPHNHKAVIGTGAHATRQDAQDAIDAALAAAPAWRAMAFDDRAAIILRAAELLAGPWRETLAASTMLGQSKTAQQAEIDCPCELVDFWRFNVKYARDLLAEQPPANSPGVWNRLDHRPLEGFVYAITPFNFTAIAGNLPTAPALMGNVVVWKPSPTQTHAAVLLMQLLEEAGLPKGVINLVTGDGIEVSEVALEHRDLAAIHFTGSTKTFQYLWKTVGANIEKYRSYPRLVGETGGKDFVVAHPSADPAILKTALTRGAFEYQGQKCSATSRAYVPASIWNGGFREEFAAEVDYLTMGDVTDLSNFVGAVIDERAFAKNKAAIDRAKSDPACTIVAGGSYDDSVGYFVRPTVVECTDPENEVFTTEYFGPFLAVHVYEDDRYDEMLAQMESVSDYALTGSVIAGDRAAAAYTMEKLRYAAGNFYINDKSTGAVVGQQPFGGGRASGTNDKAGAPQNLMRWTLTRAIKETLVPPTDYAYPHMG; encoded by the coding sequence ATGGACGCTGTGACCCAGGTCCCCACCCCCGTCAACGAGCCGGTGCACGGCTACGCCCCCGGCTCGCCCGAGCGCGCCCGTCTCGAGGTGAAGCTCAAGGAGCTGGCCGAGAACCCGATCGAGCTGCCGATGACCATCGGCGGCGCGAAGCGGCTCGGTGGCGGTGAGCGCTTCGAGGTCGTGCAGCCGCACAACCACAAGGCCGTCATCGGCACCGGCGCGCACGCCACCCGGCAGGACGCGCAGGACGCCATCGACGCGGCCCTCGCCGCCGCGCCCGCCTGGCGCGCGATGGCCTTCGACGACCGTGCCGCGATCATCCTGCGCGCCGCCGAACTGCTCGCCGGTCCCTGGCGCGAGACGCTGGCCGCCTCCACCATGCTCGGCCAGTCGAAGACCGCCCAGCAGGCCGAGATCGACTGTCCCTGTGAGCTGGTCGACTTCTGGCGCTTCAACGTCAAGTACGCCCGTGACCTGCTCGCCGAGCAGCCCCCGGCCAACTCCCCGGGCGTCTGGAACCGTCTCGACCACCGCCCGCTCGAGGGCTTCGTCTACGCGATCACGCCGTTCAACTTCACGGCGATCGCGGGCAACCTGCCCACCGCGCCGGCGCTGATGGGCAACGTCGTGGTGTGGAAGCCGTCGCCGACCCAGACGCACGCCGCCGTGCTGCTGATGCAGCTGCTGGAGGAGGCCGGCCTGCCCAAGGGTGTCATCAACCTCGTCACCGGCGACGGCATCGAGGTCTCCGAGGTCGCGCTGGAGCACCGGGACCTCGCGGCCATCCACTTCACCGGCTCGACGAAGACCTTCCAGTACCTGTGGAAGACGGTCGGCGCCAACATCGAGAAGTACCGCTCCTACCCGCGGCTGGTCGGTGAGACCGGCGGCAAGGACTTCGTCGTCGCCCACCCGAGCGCCGACCCCGCGATCCTCAAGACCGCCCTGACCCGCGGTGCCTTCGAGTACCAGGGCCAGAAGTGCTCGGCGACCTCCCGGGCGTACGTCCCCGCGTCGATCTGGAACGGCGGTTTCCGCGAGGAGTTCGCCGCCGAGGTCGACTACCTCACCATGGGTGACGTCACCGACCTGTCGAACTTCGTCGGGGCGGTCATCGACGAGCGCGCCTTCGCCAAGAACAAGGCCGCCATCGACCGCGCGAAGTCGGACCCGGCCTGCACGATCGTCGCGGGCGGTTCCTACGACGACTCGGTCGGCTACTTCGTCCGCCCGACCGTCGTGGAGTGCACCGACCCGGAGAACGAGGTCTTCACGACCGAGTACTTCGGCCCGTTCCTCGCCGTGCACGTCTACGAGGACGACCGCTACGACGAGATGCTGGCCCAGATGGAGTCCGTCTCGGACTACGCCCTGACGGGCTCGGTGATCGCGGGCGACCGGGCGGCGGCCGCGTACACGATGGAGAAGCTGCGCTACGCGGCCGGCAACTTCTACATCAACGACAAGTCGACCGGCGCCGTCGTCGGCCAGCAGCCCTTCGGCGGCGGCCGTGCCTCCGGCACCAACGACAAGGCCGGCGCCCCGCAGAACCTGATGCGCTGGACGCTGACCCGCGCCATCAAGGAGACGCTGGTCCCGCCGACCGACTACGCGTACCCGCACATGGGCTGA
- a CDS encoding proline dehydrogenase family protein yields MLGPVILAASRSGRLRRLISAAPVTRQVVDRFIPGESVDEIVPIIRDLTDRGLELTMDVVGEDITRPEQAAAARDAYLALVDRLRELELGTRAEMSVKLSLFGQSLEGGHELALANVRPVVEAAAAIGTTVTLDAEDHTTLDSMFTIHEELRKDFPQTGCVIQAYLFRTEADARRLAASGSRVRLVKGAYKEPAEVAFQQKREIDKAYVRILRILMEGDGYPMIGSHDPRLISIAQELARRAGRKLDEYEFQMLYGIRGEEHLRLAAEGHRMRVYTAYGTDWYGYFMRRLAEKPANLRFFVRSMITKG; encoded by the coding sequence GTGCTGGGTCCCGTGATTCTCGCCGCGTCGCGCAGCGGCCGGCTGCGACGCCTGATCTCGGCGGCCCCGGTCACCAGGCAGGTGGTCGACCGGTTCATCCCCGGCGAGAGCGTCGACGAGATCGTCCCGATCATCAGGGACCTCACCGACCGGGGCCTGGAACTGACGATGGACGTCGTCGGCGAGGACATCACCCGTCCCGAGCAGGCCGCCGCCGCCCGTGACGCCTACCTGGCGCTCGTGGACCGGCTCAGGGAACTGGAGCTGGGCACCCGCGCCGAGATGTCGGTCAAGCTGTCCCTGTTCGGGCAGTCCCTGGAGGGCGGTCACGAACTGGCGCTCGCCAACGTCCGGCCCGTCGTCGAGGCGGCCGCCGCCATCGGGACGACCGTCACCCTCGACGCCGAGGACCACACCACCCTCGACTCGATGTTCACCATCCACGAGGAGCTGCGGAAGGACTTCCCGCAGACCGGCTGTGTCATCCAGGCCTACCTCTTCCGTACCGAGGCCGACGCCCGCCGCCTCGCCGCGAGCGGCAGCCGCGTCCGGCTGGTGAAGGGCGCGTACAAGGAGCCCGCCGAGGTCGCGTTCCAGCAGAAGCGGGAGATCGACAAGGCGTACGTCCGGATCCTGCGGATCCTGATGGAGGGCGACGGCTACCCGATGATCGGCTCCCACGACCCGCGCCTCATCTCCATCGCCCAGGAACTCGCCCGGCGCGCCGGACGCAAGCTCGACGAGTACGAGTTCCAGATGCTGTACGGCATCCGCGGCGAGGAGCACCTGCGGCTCGCCGCCGAGGGCCACCGTATGCGCGTCTACACCGCCTACGGCACCGACTGGTACGGCTACTTCATGAGGCGGCTCGCGGAGAAGCCCGCCAACCTGCGGTTCTTCGTACGCAGCATGATCACCAAGGGCTGA
- a CDS encoding PucR family transcriptional regulator gives MRENARVTSESKADYQELVDEISELLGAPATLENRDFELIAFGAYDSEGDLDASALDPVRTRSILTRRSTAAIRSWFEGFGITRATGPVRIPPTPEAGVYRGRICLPVRHRGVALGYVWLLDDDPGPSAGQLTAAMEVTTRIGALLVDEAQHGADLTRELRAVLTPERDWQRDMAIAELRTALGARADGPHTVVCVAPWPSADPDDAPSVRTVPGATALCTVPWGAAGQSLALLVRLRSTDVPTPAVSAATRLLERARGTGAGPVGPGASVTVAAGVAAGRLGLAGLGAAWREASAAARAALSEPRFGPVAEWVSIGPFRLLTALPPEAAQDPSVRPLLAPAHRELARTAEVYLDCAGQAGRTAAELGIHRQTLYYRLSRVERLTGLDLDDGEDRLLLHMALKAARL, from the coding sequence ATGCGGGAGAATGCCCGGGTGACGTCGGAATCGAAGGCTGACTACCAGGAGCTGGTCGACGAGATCTCGGAGCTGCTCGGTGCCCCCGCGACCCTGGAGAACCGGGACTTCGAGCTGATCGCCTTCGGTGCCTACGACAGCGAGGGCGACCTCGACGCGTCCGCCCTGGACCCGGTCCGCACCCGCTCGATCCTGACCCGCCGCTCGACGGCGGCGATCCGGTCCTGGTTCGAGGGCTTCGGCATCACCCGCGCCACCGGCCCGGTCCGCATCCCGCCCACCCCGGAGGCGGGGGTCTACCGAGGGCGGATCTGTCTGCCCGTACGGCATCGCGGGGTCGCCCTCGGTTACGTCTGGCTCCTGGACGACGACCCGGGGCCGAGCGCCGGTCAGCTGACCGCGGCGATGGAGGTGACCACTCGTATCGGCGCACTGCTCGTCGACGAGGCCCAGCACGGGGCCGACCTCACCCGCGAGCTGCGGGCTGTCCTGACGCCGGAACGCGACTGGCAGCGCGACATGGCGATCGCCGAACTCCGCACGGCCCTGGGGGCACGCGCGGACGGCCCGCACACGGTGGTGTGCGTGGCGCCCTGGCCGTCGGCGGACCCGGACGACGCCCCGTCGGTCCGTACGGTGCCGGGTGCGACGGCGCTGTGCACGGTGCCGTGGGGAGCGGCCGGCCAGAGCCTGGCACTGCTGGTGAGACTGCGCTCGACGGACGTCCCGACCCCGGCGGTGTCGGCGGCGACGCGGCTGCTGGAGCGGGCGCGCGGGACCGGTGCGGGTCCCGTCGGCCCGGGCGCGTCAGTCACCGTCGCCGCCGGAGTCGCCGCCGGCCGCCTCGGGCTCGCGGGGCTCGGCGCGGCCTGGCGGGAGGCGTCGGCCGCGGCCCGGGCCGCCCTGTCGGAGCCCCGGTTCGGCCCGGTCGCGGAGTGGGTGTCCATCGGCCCGTTCCGCCTGCTCACGGCGCTGCCACCGGAGGCCGCCCAGGATCCCTCCGTACGGCCTCTGCTCGCCCCGGCCCACCGTGAACTCGCCCGTACCGCCGAGGTCTACCTCGACTGCGCGGGCCAGGCGGGCCGTACGGCGGCGGAGCTCGGCATCCACCGCCAGACGCTGTACTACCGCCTCTCCCGCGTGGAACGGCTGACGGGCCTGGACCTGGACGACGGCGAGGACCGGCTGCTGCTGCACATGGCACTGAAGGCGGCCCGGCTGTAG
- a CDS encoding TetR/AcrR family transcriptional regulator, with translation MGHREDLLEGAKRCLLEKGFLRTTARDIVKESGTNLASIGYHYGSKDALLVQAYVSLIEGMGDSFDPGWGAGGETTAPARSLERFQEVWANIIRSFPQSRPVWLLSFELILQGDRIPEVRKLLAEAQEEGRSGIVPLFIGIPEADLDKETVDTEGRLYQTLLQGLMVQWVFDPGTATDAERLTEGLRRLIAGAAEN, from the coding sequence ATGGGACATCGCGAGGATCTGCTCGAAGGCGCCAAGCGCTGCCTGCTGGAGAAGGGCTTCCTGCGTACGACGGCGCGCGACATCGTCAAGGAGTCGGGGACCAACCTGGCGTCGATCGGCTACCACTACGGATCGAAGGACGCGCTGCTCGTGCAGGCGTACGTCTCGCTCATCGAGGGGATGGGGGACAGCTTCGACCCGGGCTGGGGCGCGGGTGGTGAGACGACGGCGCCCGCGCGGTCGCTGGAGCGGTTCCAGGAGGTCTGGGCGAACATCATCCGGTCGTTCCCGCAGTCGCGCCCCGTGTGGCTGCTGAGCTTCGAACTCATCCTCCAGGGCGACCGCATCCCCGAGGTGCGCAAACTCCTGGCGGAGGCCCAGGAGGAGGGCCGGTCGGGCATCGTGCCGCTGTTCATCGGCATCCCGGAGGCGGACCTCGACAAGGAGACCGTCGACACCGAGGGCCGTCTCTACCAGACCCTCCTGCAGGGCCTCATGGTCCAGTGGGTCTTCGACCCGGGCACGGCGACCGACGCCGAACGCCTCACCGAGGGACTGCGCCGACTGATCGCGGGAGCCGCGGAGAACTGA
- a CDS encoding MFS transporter: MTNSTSTTPAPAVRAGRREWTALGVLMLPLLLVSMDVSVLYFAIPAISADLEPSGTQQLWIFDIYAFVLAGLLMTMGSLGDRIGRRRLLLIGAAAFGTASLVAAYANSAETLIAARAVLGIGGATLMPSTMALVRTMFTDPAQRARAIGLWSGVMTAGIALGSVLSGVLVQYFWWGSVFLVNLPAMALLLVIGPVLLPESKDPEPGRFDWPSVPLSMAAVLPVIYGLKEITSRGWHPQYVVSITLGLVFAALFVHRQRTADSPMISPALFRGPGFAPAVALNLVSAFGMLGSAFFTTQYLQSVLDKSAMEAALWALLPSVPIGMAAPMATALVQKGVDRAHVVTAGFVVAACGYGLLSQAGTDSMWLVLAACGVLASGIVMVLSQMTDLALGSAPVERAGAASSLLETGTEFGGALGMAVLGSIGTAVYRHDIPASAPAPAHETLGGALAVAGQLPGRAGDALAVVAREAFTDGMRAAAIAGAVLLAGAAALAALTLRKVTAGER; encoded by the coding sequence ATGACGAACTCGACCAGCACCACCCCGGCCCCGGCCGTCCGAGCCGGGCGACGTGAATGGACCGCTCTCGGCGTGCTGATGCTCCCGCTGCTCCTTGTCTCCATGGACGTCTCGGTCCTGTACTTCGCCATCCCGGCGATCAGCGCGGACCTGGAGCCCAGCGGCACCCAACAGTTGTGGATCTTCGACATCTACGCGTTCGTACTGGCCGGCCTGCTGATGACGATGGGCTCGCTCGGTGACCGCATCGGCCGGCGCAGGCTGCTGCTGATCGGCGCGGCCGCGTTCGGCACCGCCTCGCTGGTGGCCGCCTACGCGAACAGCGCCGAGACCCTGATCGCGGCCCGGGCGGTGCTCGGGATAGGCGGCGCGACCCTGATGCCGTCGACGATGGCGCTGGTCCGCACGATGTTCACGGACCCCGCCCAGCGCGCCAGGGCCATCGGCCTGTGGTCCGGCGTGATGACGGCCGGCATCGCGCTCGGCTCGGTGCTGAGCGGCGTACTGGTCCAGTACTTCTGGTGGGGCTCGGTCTTCCTGGTCAACCTGCCCGCCATGGCCCTGCTGCTGGTCATCGGCCCCGTGCTGCTCCCCGAGTCGAAGGACCCCGAGCCCGGCCGGTTCGACTGGCCGAGCGTCCCGCTGTCGATGGCCGCCGTACTGCCCGTGATCTACGGCCTGAAGGAGATCACCTCCCGGGGCTGGCACCCCCAGTACGTCGTCTCGATCACGCTCGGCCTGGTCTTCGCAGCCCTCTTCGTCCACCGCCAGCGCACAGCGGACTCCCCGATGATCTCCCCGGCCCTGTTCCGCGGCCCCGGCTTCGCCCCCGCCGTCGCCCTGAACCTCGTCTCCGCCTTCGGGATGCTGGGTTCGGCGTTCTTCACCACGCAGTACCTCCAGTCGGTGCTGGACAAGAGCGCGATGGAGGCGGCCCTGTGGGCGCTGCTCCCCTCGGTGCCGATCGGCATGGCGGCCCCGATGGCGACCGCACTCGTCCAGAAGGGCGTCGACCGCGCCCACGTCGTCACCGCCGGCTTCGTCGTCGCCGCATGCGGCTACGGCCTGCTGTCCCAGGCGGGTACCGACTCGATGTGGCTGGTGCTGGCCGCGTGCGGTGTCCTCGCCTCGGGCATCGTGATGGTCCTCTCCCAGATGACGGACCTCGCCCTGGGCAGCGCCCCGGTCGAACGGGCGGGCGCCGCGTCCTCCCTGCTGGAGACGGGCACGGAGTTCGGCGGCGCCCTCGGGATGGCCGTGCTCGGCTCCATCGGCACCGCGGTCTACCGCCACGACATCCCGGCCTCGGCACCGGCGCCGGCGCACGAGACGCTGGGCGGCGCCCTGGCGGTCGCCGGACAACTGCCGGGGCGCGCGGGAGACGCCCTGGCCGTGGTGGCCCGGGAGGCGTTCACCGACGGGATGCGGGCGGCGGCGATCGCGGGAGCGGTACTGCTGGCCGGAGCGGCGGCCCTGGCGGCGCTGACGCTGCGCAAGGTCACCGCGGGCGAGAGGTAG
- the serA gene encoding phosphoglycerate dehydrogenase — protein sequence MSSKPVVLIAEELSPATVDALGPDFEIRHCNGADRAELLPAIADVDAILVRSATKVDAEAIAAAHKLKVVARAGVGLDNVDVSAATKAGVMVVNAPTSNIVTAAELACGLLLATARHIPQANTALKNGEWKRSKYTGVELAEKTLGVVGLGRIGALVAQRMSAFGMKVVAYDPYVQPARAAQMGVKVLSLDELLEASDFITVHLPKTPETVGLIGDEALHKVRPSVRIVNAARGGIVDEEALYSALKEGRVAGAGLDVYAKEPCTDSPLFELDQVVCTPHLGASTDEAQEKAGIAVARSVRLALAGELVPDAVNVQGGVIAEDVKPGLPLAERLGRIFTALAGEVAVRLDVEVYGEITQHDVKVLELSALKGVFEDVVDETVSYVNAPLFAQERGVEVRLTTSSESADHRNVVIVRGTLSSGEEVSVSGTLAGPKHLQKIVAVGEYDVDLALADHMVVLRYEDRPGVVGTVGRIFGEAGINIAGMQVARAAAGGEALAVLTVDDTVEAGVLAEVSEEIGATFARSVNLV from the coding sequence GTGAGCTCGAAACCTGTCGTACTCATCGCTGAAGAGCTGTCGCCTGCGACTGTCGACGCCCTCGGCCCCGACTTCGAGATCCGCCACTGCAACGGCGCCGACCGGGCCGAGCTGCTGCCCGCCATCGCCGACGTGGACGCGATCCTGGTCCGCTCCGCCACCAAGGTCGACGCGGAGGCCATCGCCGCCGCGCACAAACTCAAGGTCGTCGCACGAGCCGGCGTCGGCCTGGACAACGTGGACGTCTCCGCCGCCACCAAGGCCGGCGTGATGGTCGTCAACGCACCCACCTCGAACATCGTGACCGCCGCCGAGCTGGCCTGCGGTCTCCTGCTCGCCACCGCCCGCCACATTCCGCAGGCCAACACCGCGCTGAAGAACGGCGAGTGGAAGCGCAGCAAGTACACGGGTGTCGAGCTGGCGGAGAAGACCCTCGGTGTCGTCGGCCTCGGCCGCATCGGCGCGCTGGTCGCCCAGCGCATGTCGGCCTTCGGCATGAAGGTCGTCGCCTACGACCCCTACGTCCAGCCGGCCAGGGCCGCGCAGATGGGCGTGAAGGTGTTGTCGCTGGACGAGCTGCTCGAGGCCTCCGACTTCATCACCGTGCACCTGCCGAAGACCCCGGAGACGGTCGGTCTCATCGGCGACGAGGCGCTGCACAAGGTCAGGCCGTCGGTGCGGATCGTCAACGCCGCGCGCGGCGGCATCGTCGACGAGGAGGCGCTGTACTCGGCGCTCAAGGAGGGCCGCGTCGCCGGTGCCGGCCTCGACGTGTACGCGAAGGAGCCCTGCACGGACTCCCCGCTCTTCGAGCTCGACCAGGTCGTCTGCACCCCGCACCTCGGCGCCTCCACCGACGAGGCCCAGGAGAAGGCGGGCATCGCCGTCGCCAGGTCGGTGCGCCTCGCGCTCGCCGGCGAACTGGTGCCGGACGCGGTCAACGTCCAGGGCGGGGTCATCGCCGAGGACGTGAAGCCGGGCCTGCCGCTCGCCGAGCGTCTCGGCCGGATCTTCACGGCCCTCGCGGGCGAGGTCGCGGTCCGTCTCGACGTCGAGGTGTACGGCGAGATCACCCAGCACGACGTGAAGGTGCTGGAGCTCAGCGCCCTCAAGGGCGTCTTCGAGGACGTGGTCGACGAGACCGTGTCGTACGTCAACGCCCCGCTGTTCGCGCAGGAGCGCGGCGTCGAGGTGCGGCTGACCACCAGCTCGGAGTCCGCCGACCACCGCAACGTCGTCATCGTGCGCGGCACGCTGAGCAGCGGCGAGGAGGTGTCGGTCTCGGGCACGCTGGCGGGCCCGAAGCACCTGCAGAAGATCGTCGCGGTCGGCGAGTACGACGTCGACCTCGCGCTCGCCGACCACATGGTGGTGCTGCGCTACGAGGACCGTCCCGGCGTCGTCGGCACCGTGGGCCGCATCTTCGGCGAGGCGGGCATCAACATCGCCGGCATGCAGGTCGCCCGCGCGGCGGCGGGCGGCGAGGCGCTGGCCGTCCTGACGGTCGACGACACAGTGGAGGCGGGTGTGCTGGCCGAGGTCTCGGAGGAGATCGGGGCGACGTTCGCCCGTTCGGTGAACCTCGTCTGA
- the ilvC gene encoding ketol-acid reductoisomerase, whose product MAELFYDADADLSIIQGRKVAVIGYGSQGHAHALSLRDSGVDVRVGLHEGSKSKAKAEEQGLRVATPAEAAAEADVIMILIPDPIQAQVYEESIAPNLKDGDALFFAHGFNIRFGFIKPPAGVDVALVAPKGPGHLVRRQYEEGRGVPAIAAVEQDSTGNAFELALSYAKAIGGTRAGVIKTTFTEETETDLFGEQAVLCGGTSALVKAGFETLVEAGYQPEIAYFECLHELKLIVDLMYEGGLEKMRWSVSETAEWGDYVTGPRIITDATKAEMKQVLAEIQDGTFAQNWMDEYHGGLKKYNEYKTQDENHLLETTGKELRKLMSWVNDEE is encoded by the coding sequence GTGGCCGAGCTGTTCTACGACGCCGACGCCGACCTGTCCATCATCCAGGGCCGCAAGGTCGCGGTCATCGGTTACGGCAGCCAGGGCCACGCCCACGCCCTGTCGCTGCGCGACTCGGGTGTCGACGTCCGCGTGGGTCTGCACGAGGGCTCCAAGTCCAAGGCGAAGGCCGAGGAGCAGGGCCTGCGCGTGGCGACCCCGGCCGAGGCCGCCGCCGAGGCCGACGTCATCATGATCCTCATCCCGGACCCGATCCAGGCCCAGGTCTACGAGGAGTCCATCGCCCCGAACCTGAAGGACGGCGACGCGCTGTTCTTCGCCCACGGCTTCAACATCCGCTTCGGCTTCATCAAGCCGCCGGCCGGTGTGGACGTCGCCCTGGTCGCCCCGAAGGGCCCGGGCCACCTGGTGCGCCGCCAGTACGAGGAGGGTCGCGGTGTTCCCGCGATCGCGGCCGTGGAGCAGGACTCCACCGGCAACGCCTTCGAGCTGGCCCTGTCGTACGCCAAGGCCATCGGCGGTACCCGCGCCGGCGTCATCAAGACGACCTTCACCGAGGAGACCGAGACCGACCTGTTCGGTGAGCAGGCCGTGCTGTGCGGTGGCACCTCGGCGCTGGTGAAGGCCGGCTTCGAGACCCTGGTCGAGGCGGGCTACCAGCCGGAGATCGCCTACTTCGAGTGCCTGCACGAGCTGAAGCTGATCGTCGACCTCATGTACGAGGGCGGCCTGGAGAAGATGCGCTGGTCCGTCTCCGAGACCGCCGAGTGGGGCGACTACGTCACCGGCCCGCGCATCATCACCGACGCCACCAAGGCCGAGATGAAGCAGGTCCTCGCCGAGATCCAGGACGGCACGTTCGCCCAGAACTGGATGGACGAGTACCACGGCGGTCTGAAGAAGTACAACGAGTACAAGACGCAGGACGAGAACCACCTGCTGGAGACCACCGGCAAGGAGCTGCGCAAGCTCATGTCGTGGGTCAACGACGAGGAGTGA
- the ilvN gene encoding acetolactate synthase small subunit translates to MSKHTLSVLVENTPGILARIAALFSRRGFNIDSLAVGVTEHPDISRITIVVSVDDLPLEQVTKQLNKLVNVLKIVELEPGAAVQRELVLVKVRADNETRSQIIEIVQLFRAKTVDVSPEAVTIEATGGSDKLEAMLKMLEPFGIKELVQSGTIAIGRGARSITDRSLRALDRSA, encoded by the coding sequence ATGTCCAAGCACACGCTCTCCGTCCTGGTGGAGAACACCCCGGGCATCCTGGCCCGGATCGCCGCCCTCTTCTCCCGCCGCGGCTTCAACATCGACTCGCTCGCCGTCGGTGTCACCGAGCACCCCGACATCTCCCGCATCACCATCGTGGTGAGTGTCGACGACCTGCCGCTCGAGCAGGTGACGAAGCAGCTCAACAAGCTCGTCAACGTGCTGAAGATCGTCGAGCTGGAGCCGGGTGCGGCCGTTCAGCGTGAACTCGTTCTGGTGAAGGTGCGTGCCGACAACGAGACGCGCTCGCAGATCATCGAGATCGTCCAGCTGTTCCGCGCCAAGACCGTCGACGTCTCCCCGGAGGCCGTCACCATCGAGGCCACCGGCGGCAGCGACAAGCTGGAGGCCATGCTCAAGATGCTGGAGCCGTTCGGCATCAAGGAGCTCGTCCAGTCCGGCACGATCGCGATCGGACGCGGTGCCCGGTCGATCACGGACCGGTCGCTGCGCGCCCTCGACCGTTCGGCATAA